In Hyphomicrobiales bacterium, the sequence GGCATGGTTGCGCGTCGATGGAAGTGGAATCCACATGAAGCTTGACCAGATCGACATCAAGATCCTCTACGAGCTGCAGAAGAACGGCCGGATCACCAATGTCGAGCTGGCCGAGCTGGTCAATCTCTCGCCCAGCCCCTGCCTGATGCGCGTCAAGAAGCTGCAGCAGGACGGCTACATCACGGGCTATTCGGCGCGCATCAATATCGGCAAGCTCGGGCAGACCCTGACGGTCTTCACCGAGGTGACGCTGAAGAACCACCGACAGATCGATTTCGCCCGCTTTCTCGCCGCCGTCGAAAAGCTCGATCAGGTGATCGAATGCCATCTCGTCTCAGGCGGCTACGACTATCTCGTCAAATTCGTGACCAGCGGCATCATCGAATATCAGACGCTGATGGAGCGGCTGATCGACCTTGATATCGGCATCGACAAGTACTTCAGCTTCGTCGTGCTGAAGTCCCCGATCGTGAAGCCGCACATGCCGCTGACGAGCCTCTTCCCCATCACCTCCTGAGAAGACCTCAGCGCTTGGAGAAGGCCGCGACGAGTTCGGGATCGCGCTCCAGATTGTCGAGCCAGGCCGGATCGAGCTTGGGCACGGAGGACATCAGCAGGCGCGAATAGGGGTGCCCCGCCGTGCTGCCGACCTGGCCGGCCGGCAGCTGCTCGACCTTGTTGCCGCGATACATGACCGCGACCTCGTCGCAGATCGCCTGCACCGTCGTCAGGTCGTGGCTGATGAAGAGATAGGACAGGCCGAGTTCGCGCTGCAGATCCTTGAGCAACTCGATGATGGCGGCGGCAACCACCGTGTCGAGCGCCGAGGTGATTTCGTCGCACAGGATCAGCTCGGGATCGGCCGCCAATGCGCGTGCCAGATTCACGCGCTGCTTCTGGCCGCCGGACAATTCGCCGGGGAGCCTGTGCTTCAGGGCGCGCGGCAGGTGGACCAGCTCGAGCAGCCGGTCGATGCGCGCGTCGCGGGCCGCGCCACGCAGGCCATGGTAGAAGGCGAGCGGGCGGCCGAGGATATCCTCGATCGACTTCGCCGGATTGAGCGCGGTATCGGCCGACTGGAAAACGATCTGCAGCTTGCGCAGATCCTCCGGGCTGCGATTTTGCGCCAGCGGCGCGATCGGTTTGCCGTCGAAGGAGATGGTGCCGGAGCAGGGCGGAATGATGCCGGCGATCGAGCGCGCAAGCGTGGATTTGCCGCAACCGGATTCGCCGATGATCCCGAGATTGCGCCCGCGCTCCAGCTTGAAGCTGACCTTGTCGACCGCCAGGATCAGCGGCGTTCCGTCGGCGCGCAGCTTGCCGTAGCCGGCACTGACGGAGTCGAGCTCCAGCACCGGCCGGGGGGAGGCGCCCTCCGGATCCGCGGCCTGAGCGGGAACGCGACCGGGCGGAGCGAAGGCCGCGAGCAGTTCCTGGGTGTAAGGATGCTTCGGCGCCGAGAGGATCTGAGCCGTCTCGCCGATTTCCTGGATGACGCCGCCCTTCAGCACGACGATCCGGTCTGCGATCTGGGCGACCACCGCCAGATCGTGCGAGACATAGACGCCGGCCATCCGGCTTTGGCGCATCACGGATTTGAAGGCGCGCAGCACCTCGATCTGCGTGGTGACGTCGAGCGCGGTCGTCGGCTCGTCGAAGATCACGACCTTCGGATCGCCGATCAGGGCCATTGCGGCCGAGAGGCGCTGGAGCTGGCCGCCGGAGACCTGGTGCGGGTAGCGTCCGCCGATCGTGTCCGGGGAGGGCAGGGAAAGCGCCCGGAACAGCTCGACCGCCTTGGCTTCCGCCTGCGCCCGCGGCATCAGCTCGTGGATGCGGGTGATCTCGATCACCTGATCCATGATCCGCTGCGCCGGGTTGAAGGCGGCGGCCGCGCTCTGCGGCACATAGGAGACCGTGATGCCGCGGACCTTCGCCCGCTCCTTCTCGGGCAAGTTCGCCATGTCGCGGCCGTCGACGCGCACATGGCCGCCGGCGATGCGGCAGCCGGTACGCGTATAGCCGAGCAGCGTGAGCGCGATCGTGGTCTTGCCCGAGCCGCTCTCGCCGATCAGCGCGACGATCTCGCCCGGCGCGATCTCGAAGCTCACGCCCTTGATGATCTCGACACGCCGGCCGGCATCGGTGGTCGCCTCGACCTTGAGGTCCCGGATTTCGACGAGAGGGCCCATCATTCGCTCCGGTCGCGGATCTTCTGCGGCAGGTTGTCGATCAGCAGGTTCACCGCGATCGTCAGGCTGGCGATGGCGAAGGAAGGCGCCATGACCGCCGGCGCCCCGAACGGCAGGCCGCCGATGTTCTCGCGCACGAGCGAGCCCCAGTCGGCCTGCGGCGGCTGCACGCCGAGGCCGAGGAAGGACAGGCCGGAGAGCAGCAGCACGATGAAGACGAAGCGCAGGCCGACATCGGCCAGCACCGGCCCGATGATGTTGGGCAGGATTTCCGCGCGGATCAGATAGCTCAGCTTCTCGCCGCGAATGCGCGCCACCGTGACGAAATCCGTGGTGTTGACGTTGACCGCGAGCGCCCTGGCGAAGCGATAGGAGCCGGGCGTGTAGATGATGCCGAGGATCAGCATCAGCACGGGGATCGAGGAGCCGACGCCGGCAACGGCAACGAGCGCGAACAGCTTGCTGGGAATTGAACTCAACGCATCCACGAAGCGGCTCAGCGCCGTGTCGAACCAGCCGCCGGTCACGGCCGCCGCCATGCCGAGCGTGACGCCGATGGTGCAGGCGATCAACGTGGCCGCGAGCGAGATACCGACCGTGTAGCGCGCCCCGAACAGGATGCGCGAGAGCATGTCGCGCCCGAGATAATCCGTCCCGAGCGGAAATTGCAGGCTCATCGGGCCGAAATAATCGGTGTCGACGATGTCGCTGATGCCGTAGGGCGTCACATAGGGCGCCAGGATCGCGATGACGGCCCAGGCCACGATGATGGCGAGGCTGATCCAGCCCGTGAGGTTGAACCGGTAGCCCGGCCGGCGCGGCTTGAAGGTCGTGGTGGTGACGTCGCTTGCCATGTCAGCGCAACTTCGGGTTCGACAGGATGGCGATGACGTCCGCCGTCGTGATCAGCAGCAGATAGACGACGCAGAAAATCATCGCGCAACTCTGGATGAGCGGCAGGTCCCGCGTCGCGACAGCGTCGACCATGAGCTTGGCGATGCCGGGATAATTGAAGATCGTCTCGACGATGATGACGCCGCCCAGCAGGTAGGAGAGCGACAGCGCGACCGCGTTGACGATGGGGCCGAGCGCGTTGGGCAGCGCATGGCGCAGCACGACTCGCGTGCGCGATGCGCCCTTCAGCTGCGCCATCTCCACATAGGGCGTGTTGAGGGCCTCGACGACGGCGGCGCGCGACATGCGGATCATCTGGGCGGAGATGACGAAGCTCAGCGTGAAGACCGGCATGGCATAGATGCGCAGCATCTCGCCGAAGGAGGTGACGTTGCGCGCGAAGGAGAGCGCGGGTAGCCATTTCAGCCAGACGGCGAAGATGAGCACGCCGGCGGTCGCGATCATGAACTCCGGCACCGAGATCACGGTGATCGTCGCCATCGTGACGGAGCGGTCGTAGAGCGAGCCGCGCAGCATGGCCGAGGTGATGCCCAATGCGAGTGCGATCGGGACCGAGAAGAGGGCCGTCGCCGCCGCGAGCTGGAGCGAATTGCCGAGGCGCCCGGCGACAAGTTCCGCAATGGGTCGGTTGTTGGCGTAGGACATGCCGAGATCGCCGGTCAGCATCCCGCCAAGCCAGCGGAAGAAGCGCAGGATCGCGGGATCGTTCAGATGCATCGCGGCACGCAAGCCTGCGACGGCTTCCGGTGTCGCAGCCTGGCCGAGCAGCACCTCGGCCACGTCGCCCGGCAGGATCTGCGTCGCGCAGAACACTACGAAGGAAACGATGAGCAGCGTCAGCAGCGCGACGAGCAGACGTCCGCCCAGCAGGGACAACAGGTGAAGGTTCATCGACGCTCCCGCAGCTGACACCTCCGAGCGGAGTGTGACATGAAAGGGGGGCCGGACGCACGCATCCGGCCCGCAGGAGAAGCAGGGCTCAGCGCTCGAGCCAGACGTACTCGGCGAAGGCGTAGCCCATCATCCCGCCGAGCGGGTTCGGCAGCAGACCCTTGAGCTTGTTCGAGATGGCGTCGACGTTGGAGATGTAGACCGGGATCGCGGTGCCGGCCTCGTCTGCGACCATCGCCTGCATCTCGCCGTAGATCTGCTTGCGCTTGGCCTCGTCGAGCGAGCCGCGGGCCTCGATCAGCATCTTGTCGAACTTTTCCGACTTGTACTGGCTCTCGTTCCACGGTGCCGTGGAGGCGTAGAGCAGCGAGAACAGGATGTCTGGGGTCGGCCGCGGGTTGATGTTGCCGAAATGGACCGGGGCCTTGAGCCAGTAGTTCGACCAGTAGCCGTCCGAGGGGACGCGCTGAATGTCGAACTTCATCCCGATCGCGTTGCCGGCCTGCTGGACGAGCACGGCCATGTCGACCGAGGAGCCGGCGGCATCGGAAGCGACGATCGGGATCGACTGGCCGAGGACGCCAGCCTTCTGGAACAGGGACTTGGCCCGCTCGGGATCGAACGCCTTCGGCTTCAGATCCTTGTTGTGATAGACGTTCATCGGCGGAACGGGCTGGTCGTTGGCGATCTCGGCAAGGCCGCGCAGCGCCGATTTCTGGATCTGCTCGCGGTTGAGCAGATACTTCATGCCTGCCACGAAATCCGCCTTGTTGCCGGGCGCCATGTCCAGCCGCATGTTGAGGTTCGTGTAGTTGCCGGTGGTGGTCTTCGACAGAACGACGCCCGGCTGGCTCTCGACCAGGCGCATCGAGCGCGGGTTGATCGCGGCGGCGAGCTGGATGTCGCCCGAGAGCAGCGCGTTGACGCGGGCGGTGTCGTCGGTGATCGCGAAGAACTCGAAGGAGTCGAGGTTCGCGCCTCCGGACTTGAAGTAGTTCTTGTTCCTGACGGCGATCGATCGCACGCCGGGCTCGAAGGATTCGCAGGTGAAGGCGCCGGTGCCGTTCGCCTTGGCGAAATTCGTGGTGCCGTCGGCGATGATCATGAAGTGGTGCGTCGACAGGATGGTCGGCAGGTCGCCGTTGGGCGCCGCGAGCGTGATCTCGACGGTCAGCGGATCGACCGCCTTGAATTCGATCATCTGCTTGGCGAGCGAGTTCGACTTCGACCCGACGGCCGGGTCGAGATGGCGCTTGAGCGAATAGATGACGTCGGCGGAGGTCAGCGGCTTGCCGTCATGGAAGGTGACGCCCTTCTTGAGCGTGACCGTCCAGACCTTGGCGTCCTTGGTCTCGAACTTCTCGGCGAGCTCCATCTGCAGCTTGCCATCGCCGTCGAGGAAGGTCAGGCGGTTGTAGAAGGCGCAGCAGCGGACATAGTCCGTCGACAGCGAGGCTTTGGCCGGGTCGAGCGTATCGGCAGTAGAGGACGACCAACCGGCCGCCTTCAGGTTGCCGCCCTTCACCGGCGTCGCAGCGAGCGCGGACGTGGCGCGCGCCAGAACCAGGCTGCTGGCCGATGCGGCGAGGCCGCCGGCCATCAGCATCTGCAGGAGGTCGCGGCGGCTGGCGCCGCGGCGGATCGCATTTTCGACGAGGGCGTCGTCGGCGCTCGTCCAGCTGGAAGAGATCTTGTCGGTCATGCTCATTCCCCTCTTTTGAATTGCGCCGCTGTATCGGCGTCGGTCTTCTTCGTTATGCGTGCCTTCACGTCGCCGAAGCGGTCTCCACGGCGTCGGCAAGCCCCGCCATCGAGGTGAAGTGGAAATCGGGTTCGGTGAAGCGCTCCGGCTCGATCGTGCCGCCATAGCCGGGCTGGGCGTGGCGACGCTGGATCCAGCAATTGGTCAGACCCAGCTTCCGCGAGATTCCAATGTCGTGATACTGGCTCTGCGCGACATGCAGGATCTGGTCTCGCGAGCCGCCATCCTTCTCGACGAAGGCGAAGACCTTCTCGAAGAAGGCCGGATCCGGCTTTTCCGTCCCGGTGTCGTCGACGGTGAAGCCGGCATAGAACGGGTTGCCGAGGGCGCGGGCGAAATGCTCGAAGGCCCAGCGCTGGGCGTTGGTCATCGCGATGAGCTTGTAACGCTTCGCCAGTCGGGCGAGGGCATCGACGCTGTCCGGGAAGGGGCGCCAGTCCTTG encodes:
- a CDS encoding HAD-IA family hydrolase; this translates as MAKGFGDFRYMTFDVVGTLIDFEGGLVDCLAAIAREAGVPFDGEEALSQYRAARYMPDVQHFPDDLVRVYGVIAPKLGLPAGESHGQRLRDAVKDWRPFPDSVDALARLAKRYKLIAMTNAQRWAFEHFARALGNPFYAGFTVDDTGTEKPDPAFFEKVFAFVEKDGGSRDQILHVAQSQYHDIGISRKLGLTNCWIQRRHAQPGYGGTIEPERFTEPDFHFTSMAGLADAVETASAT
- the doeX gene encoding Transcriptional regulatory protein DoeX produces the protein MKLDQIDIKILYELQKNGRITNVELAELVNLSPSPCLMRVKKLQQDGYITGYSARINIGKLGQTLTVFTEVTLKNHRQIDFARFLAAVEKLDQVIECHLVSGGYDYLVKFVTSGIIEYQTLMERLIDLDIGIDKYFSFVVLKSPIVKPHMPLTSLFPITS
- a CDS encoding Peptide/nickel transport system permease protein produces the protein MASDVTTTTFKPRRPGYRFNLTGWISLAIIVAWAVIAILAPYVTPYGISDIVDTDYFGPMSLQFPLGTDYLGRDMLSRILFGARYTVGISLAATLIACTIGVTLGMAAAVTGGWFDTALSRFVDALSSIPSKLFALVAVAGVGSSIPVLMLILGIIYTPGSYRFARALAVNVNTTDFVTVARIRGEKLSYLIRAEILPNIIGPVLADVGLRFVFIVLLLSGLSFLGLGVQPPQADWGSLVRENIGGLPFGAPAVMAPSFAIASLTIAVNLLIDNLPQKIRDRSE
- a CDS encoding ABC transporter permease — encoded protein: MNLHLLSLLGGRLLVALLTLLIVSFVVFCATQILPGDVAEVLLGQAATPEAVAGLRAAMHLNDPAILRFFRWLGGMLTGDLGMSYANNRPIAELVAGRLGNSLQLAAATALFSVPIALALGITSAMLRGSLYDRSVTMATITVISVPEFMIATAGVLIFAVWLKWLPALSFARNVTSFGEMLRIYAMPVFTLSFVISAQMIRMSRAAVVEALNTPYVEMAQLKGASRTRVVLRHALPNALGPIVNAVALSLSYLLGGVIIVETIFNYPGIAKLMVDAVATRDLPLIQSCAMIFCVVYLLLITTADVIAILSNPKLR
- a CDS encoding Peptide/nickel transport system ATP-binding protein, with the protein product MGPLVEIRDLKVEATTDAGRRVEIIKGVSFEIAPGEIVALIGESGSGKTTIALTLLGYTRTGCRIAGGHVRVDGRDMANLPEKERAKVRGITVSYVPQSAAAAFNPAQRIMDQVIEITRIHELMPRAQAEAKAVELFRALSLPSPDTIGGRYPHQVSGGQLQRLSAAMALIGDPKVVIFDEPTTALDVTTQIEVLRAFKSVMRQSRMAGVYVSHDLAVVAQIADRIVVLKGGVIQEIGETAQILSAPKHPYTQELLAAFAPPGRVPAQAADPEGASPRPVLELDSVSAGYGKLRADGTPLILAVDKVSFKLERGRNLGIIGESGCGKSTLARSIAGIIPPCSGTISFDGKPIAPLAQNRSPEDLRKLQIVFQSADTALNPAKSIEDILGRPLAFYHGLRGAARDARIDRLLELVHLPRALKHRLPGELSGGQKQRVNLARALAADPELILCDEITSALDTVVAAAIIELLKDLQRELGLSYLFISHDLTTVQAICDEVAVMYRGNKVEQLPAGQVGSTAGHPYSRLLMSSVPKLDPAWLDNLERDPELVAAFSKR
- a CDS encoding Peptide/nickel transport system substrate-binding protein; amino-acid sequence: MSMTDKISSSWTSADDALVENAIRRGASRRDLLQMLMAGGLAASASSLVLARATSALAATPVKGGNLKAAGWSSSTADTLDPAKASLSTDYVRCCAFYNRLTFLDGDGKLQMELAEKFETKDAKVWTVTLKKGVTFHDGKPLTSADVIYSLKRHLDPAVGSKSNSLAKQMIEFKAVDPLTVEITLAAPNGDLPTILSTHHFMIIADGTTNFAKANGTGAFTCESFEPGVRSIAVRNKNYFKSGGANLDSFEFFAITDDTARVNALLSGDIQLAAAINPRSMRLVESQPGVVLSKTTTGNYTNLNMRLDMAPGNKADFVAGMKYLLNREQIQKSALRGLAEIANDQPVPPMNVYHNKDLKPKAFDPERAKSLFQKAGVLGQSIPIVASDAAGSSVDMAVLVQQAGNAIGMKFDIQRVPSDGYWSNYWLKAPVHFGNINPRPTPDILFSLLYASTAPWNESQYKSEKFDKMLIEARGSLDEAKRKQIYGEMQAMVADEAGTAIPVYISNVDAISNKLKGLLPNPLGGMMGYAFAEYVWLER